A region of Cataglyphis hispanica isolate Lineage 1 chromosome 6, ULB_Chis1_1.0, whole genome shotgun sequence DNA encodes the following proteins:
- the LOC126850455 gene encoding transferrin encodes MQTLDEIGWISDMATNPKTIIDFCISHWLIFMLVIFVNIHGSVNINKKWRLCVVKTDYTSKRIISLCSKLDESPIVCVIETDRFGCIRRIIGGDVDFTVLEPEELVAIKNYYLYKVLVTSELKLIQHEAERFQIVAIAHKNVQRIWDIKGKRLCHPGFDNWSTVISTYLENLIIRKECDLNMTLFENRVHGLSKFFEMACIAGPWSSDTIFDYQLKSKYKNLCAACDNPTSCYNTDKYYGREGALLCLTDNMGDVAWVRLDDARVHFKTEMVDRRDYKFLCPDGTTKPLIFDEPCVWISKPWPVIIATMQSAANIAQMMSSVLNTTFCWKSTMLQLMENYYITVADVDTLEVPSDYLSRFPNFMSAYARSGCQPSREVRWCVVSNLESRKCDSLRAASIVYGVEPMIYCFQEKNRESCLKAIQDNLMDIFFVHPEELLEARMKGLKPIVNAMTNAKEEINRIVAIVKVKSAFTTIKDLKGAKASFTGYKSIGWNAFVTLMRNISDENWDCSDAQAVAKFFKDSCLVNILDNNEELPANLHSLCKKDMKRTNDDLDAFNYLTSGIVDVAFVNLKAIESKTEIGDFYHEKIDHKNVNRMPKYRILGPTLTDTSQEVPYLLAWTTLGSIVSNENMTDLRRQEIYSMLLEMDKLFGKKVNKQSPAFLLYGPYEGNLNIIFPNNTRHLELHGHQVLRGRNYDEIIEDFMKQEVCSAASTWISHFQGIVSLYMIVVIILN; translated from the exons ATATGGCGACAAATCCGAAGACAATCATAGATTTTTGTATATCTCACTGGCTTATTTTCATGCTTGTCATCTTTGTAAATATCCATGGATCTgtcaatatcaataaaaaat GGAGACTATGCGTAGTGAAAACTGATTACACttcaaaaagaattatttcacTTTGTTCGAAACTGGATGAGAGTCCAATAGTATGTGTCATAGAAACTGATAG GTTCGGTTGTATACGACGCATAATTGGAGGTGATGTTGATTTTACTGTACTGGAGCCAGAAGAACTTGTAGCGATAAAAAACTATTACTTATACAAAGTTCTAGTCACGAGTGAATTAAAACTCATCCAACACg aagcgGAGCGTTTTCAAATAGTAGCCATAGCGCATAAAAATGTGCAACGCATATGGGACATTAAAGGCAAGCGATTATGTCATCCCGGCTTCGACAATTGGTCTACAGTTATTTCAACG TATCTCGAAAACTTGATAATTCGCAAAGAATGCGATTTAAATATGACACTATTCGAGAATAGAGTGCATGGTTTATCCAAATTCTTTGAAATGGCTTGCATCGCTGGCCCGTGGTCGTCGGACACAATATTTGATTATCAACTGA aaTCTAAATACAAGAATCTCTGCGCCGCGTGCGACAATCCAACCAGTTGTTACAACACCGACAAATATTATGGACGGGAGGGTGCTCTATTGTGTCTTACCGATAATATGGGAGACGTCGCTTGGGTCAGATTGGACGACGCTCGTGTGCACTTCAAG ACTGAGATGGTCGATAGACGGGATTACAAGTTTCTGTGTCCGGACGGTACCACAAAGCCGCTTATATTCGATGAACCATGCGTTTGGATATCAAAACCGTGGCCAGTCATCATAGCTACAAT GCAAAGTGCTGCGAATATTGCTCAAATGATGAGTTCGGTTCTCAATACAACGTTCTGCTGGAAAAGCACCATGTTGCAGCTgatggaaaattattacatcacTGTGGCCGATGTAGACACACTAGAAGTACCGTCCGATTACTTATCCCGAT TCCCAAATTTCATGAGCGCTTATGCTCGATCGGGTTGTCAGCCTTCAAGAGAAGTGCGGTGGTGCGTGGTGTCCAATCTCGAGTCGCGTAAATGTGACTCGTTGAGAGCCGCCTCTATAGTTTACGGTGTTGAACCGATGATCTATTGCTTCCAGGAAAAGAACAGAGAATCGTGCTTAAAAGCCATACAGGACAATCTAATGGACATCTTTTTCGTGCATCCTGAGGAACTTCTTGAAGCTAGAAT GAAAGGTTTAAAGCCTATCGTCAATGCGATGACTAATGCAAAAgaggaaataaatagaattgtgGCAATTGTAAAAGTTAAGTCCGCATTTACGACCATAAAGGATCTCAAAGGTGCCAAAGCGTCTTTTACGGGATACAAAAGCATTG GCTGGAACGCTTTTGTAACATTAATGAGAAACATATCAGACGAAAATTGGGATTGTTCAGATGCACAGGCTGTTGCAAAATTCTTCAAGGATAGCTGCCTTGTCAATATTCTCGATAACAACGAAGAGCTTCCAGCTAATTTGCACTCTTTATGCAAAAAAG ATATGAAGCGAACAAACGATGATTTAGATGCCTTCAATTATTTGACTTCGGGTATCGTCGACGTTGCTTTCGTTAATCTCAAGGCCATAGAAAGCAAGACAGAAATCG gTGATTTTTATCACGAGAAGATTGATCATAAGAATGTCAACCGAATGCCCAAGTATAGGATATTAGGTCCGACTTTGACGGATACTTCGCAAGAAGTTCCGTATTTGCTCGCTTGGACAACTCTTGGTTCG ATAGTATCGAATGAGAATATGACGGACTTAAGACGCCAGGAGATTTATTCCATGCTGCTCGAAATGGATAAGCTGTTTGGGAAGAAAGTTAACAAACAGTCACCTGCGTTCTTACTTTATGGACCTTACGAAGGCAATCTCAACATTATCTTTCCC AACAACACGCGACATTTAGAGTTACATGGTCATCAAGTACTGAGAGGACGCAATTATGACGAAATCATAGAAGATTTTATGAAGCAAGAAGTTTGTAGTGCCGCAAGCACATGGATCTCTCATTTCCAGGGAATTGTTTCCCTTTATATGATTGTTGtcattattctaaattaa
- the LOC126850465 gene encoding BLOC-3 complex member HPS1, translating to MCETVNEMKGILIFDHLNDVLFAKCNKKFASHILKLARMQGLLDDDKDTRDLKNSILSPNIIMQLFSPIVTSQHVMSSQFGNSYTSMKFEDGTNMVFDEYIGYTFIYIATKEIELMRRTLGVCVSIVRHVCGPDIAILKTNWQKVCLVSSLLDAWSNLRNCEQSVLTEAVEQLSVNAEVASSVLKVLHDACDKLKSSQPEFSNLHVLLLVGSKFLSLYSSKNAHDLYASDILLMILLCWVINNKRKHRLENNDDSESNDDDSDILLPESSASKSDETKLNFGAKLATPTSEDITDLFRGSRDSSVNEGLSSLTDDDLYSQLLLLGCQHNYTANAVHIFELSNSINLITIVEATNLSISSGLCDSFHYLNLINNLQFQRDLDELKPAFENLDIAIRKVLEGIKKNRSNVSNDVDMCQKRLQTKWDFVRKKYSDLLRSKDLEVVLQIEANISGFLETLKELLRLTCFDRNFLKQGIDVLTTVGRLVRQKLNDFSDFLKVKALKNFTLGSSLTINKYLEEFPGLVHFIYIDRTTHRLVAPTIDFTSTETLALTMKKIWNMVEQSRMHLQEGHLSVMWKDTTFNYSYFLWFEDNSGCSPPKCKVYLNYIMKNFPVPGILCGDYYRKLTETCFPKLSPSKVRIYELYCVHLGLTTSTCVLEHSRRLAATIWEVTGVPSNLADIF from the exons ATGTGTGAAACTGTAAACGAAATGAAAGgtatattgatatttgatCATTTGAACGatgtattatttgcaaaatgcaataaaaaattcgcgAGTCACATCTTGAAGCTAGCAAGGATGCAAGGACTGCTCGATGACGATAAG GATACCAGAGACTTGAAAAATTCCATACTAAGTCCCAATATCATAATGCAGCTGTTTTCACCCATTGTTACTTCTCAGCATGTAATGTCTTCACAATTTGGAAATTCCTATACCTCTATGAAATTTGAAGATGGAACTAATATGGTATTCGATGAATATATTGGCTATACCTTCATATATATTGCCACGAAAGAAATAGAACTCATGAGACGCACACTGGGCGTATGTGTATCCATTGTACGGCATGTCTGTGGTCCTGATATTGCAAT ATTGAAAACCAATTGGCAGAAGGTGTGTCTGGTATCTTCTTTATTGGATGCGTGGtctaatttaagaaattgcgAACAGAGTGTACTTACGGAAGCGGTGGAACAGTTGTCTGTAAATGCAGAAGTAGCTTCCTCAGTCCTCAAGGTGCTGCATGATGCCTGTGACAAGTTGAAGAGTTCGCAGCCCGAATTTAGCAATTTACATGTGCTACTCTTAGTGGGTTCTAAGTTTTTGTCACTGTATTCCAGCAAAAACGCTCATGATTTATATGCTTCGGATATTTTGTTGATGATATTACTGTGCTgggtaataaataataaacgaaaGCATCGATTGGAGAATAATGATGATAGTGAAAGTAATGATGATGACAGCGATATCCTATTACCAGAGAGCAGTGCTTCCAAAAGCGATGAAACGAAATTAAACTTTGGAGCCAAACTGGCTACTCCTACCTCAGAAGATATTACAGATCTCTTTC gAGGTTCTAGAGATTCTTCCGTGAATGAAGGCCTTTCGTCCTTGACTGATGATGACCTTTATAGTCAATTGCTCCTCCTTGGCTGCCAGCATAACTACACAGCTAATGCAGTTCACATCTTCGAATTATCAAACTCTATCAACTTAATAACAATCGTAGAAGCCACAAATCTTTCCATTTCTTCAGGATTATGCGACAGCTTCCATTATTTAAATCTGATAAACAATCTGCAATTTCAACGAGATCTCGACGAATTAAAGCCTGCTTTTGAAAACCTCGATATAGCGATAAGAAAAGTGCTggaaggaattaaaaaaaatcgttctAATGTCAGTAATGATGTCGATATGTGTCAGAAGAGATTGCAAACTAAATGGGACTTTGTTCGAAAAAAGTATAGCGACTTATTGCGCTCCAAAGATCTCGAAGTGGTTCTGCAAATCGAGGCCAATATTTCCGGTTTCCTGGAAACTCTGAAAGAATTATTACGTTTAACTTGTTTTGATAGGAATTTTCTAAAGCAAGGAATCGATGTTCTAACAACAGTTGGTAGACTCGTAAGACAGAAGCTAAATGATTTCAGCGATTTTCTGAAAGTTAAAGCTCTGAAGAACTTCACATTAGGATC TTCCCTAACTATCAATAAGTATCTTGAAGAGTTTCCGGGTTTGGTACATTTCATCTACATCGACAGGACGACCCACAGACTTGTTGCACCCACGATAGATTTTACTAGTACAGAGACGCTTGCTCTCACGATGAAAAAA aTTTGGAACATGGTCGAGCAAAGTAGAATGCATTTACAAGAGGGTCATTTATCAGTTATGTGGAAAGATACCACATTCAATTATTCTTACTTTCTGTGGTTTGAGGATAATTCT ggCTGTTCACCACCAAAATGTAAAGTCtatctcaattatataatgaaaaattttccagTACCAGGTATACTTTGTGGAGATTATTACAG AAAATTAACCGAGACATGTTTTCCTAAACTTTCGCCGAGCAAAGTTCGGATCTACGAACTATATTGCGTGCATTTAGGATTGACCACTTCAACTTGCGTTCTGGAACATTCCCGAAGATTGGCAGCTACTATCTGGGAAGTCACCGGGGTACCGAGCAATCTTGcagatatattctaa
- the LOC126850462 gene encoding LOW QUALITY PROTEIN: isoaspartyl peptidase/L-asparaginase-like (The sequence of the model RefSeq protein was modified relative to this genomic sequence to represent the inferred CDS: substituted 1 base at 1 genomic stop codon) → MCDYCVWIREILARIEAETEKRKKIKSRADPVIVVHGGAGKIPQYARKFMLDEVKNAAVAAYRDLIRGCCSLNAVERAICHMESKKYFNCAYGGSLDANGEVVMDAAIMTDDLRVGCVGAVRNIAHPITLAKLVLKKTEHMLIVEDGAQKFALESNFPTLSPSQLIVTTDLKTSLQEGDNGKNKDYNGEKIXLLKNINCKDSKKTLLQDGQEQCDTKKCIPGCVIKRHEQEKKSVTSEIIESDESLIIEPDILQLGAVGAVAYDRKKRLASGTSTAGEAGKLYGSMSATGTAIGCGIYVNQDGSVSVSGCDKIIYKYAPAQQILRQCMTTSIDEAVTAVLRDLEIKIGVSSPKPDVGVIAVTAEGVPSISFKCTHFPWAYCDKGYVYYGCARNERFSEKLDVLERPLDCMCENSD, encoded by the exons ATGTGTGATTATTGTGTCTGGATCAGGGAGATATTGGCCAGAATTGAGGCCGAAACggagaagaggaaaaaaataaagtcgcGGGCGGATCCGGTTATCGTTGTTCATGGAGGCGCCGGGAAAATTCCTCAATATGCGCGAAAATTTATGCTCGACGAG GTGAAAAATGCCGCTGTGGCAGCGTATCGCGATCTGATTAGAGGATGTTGTTCGCTGAACGCAGTCGAGCGTGCGATCTGTCACATGGAGAGCAAGAAGTATTTTAATTGCGCGTACGGAGGTTCCTTAGACGCTAACGGCGAAGTTGTGATGGACGCTGCGATAATGACAGACGATTTACGCGTGGGTTGCGTAGGCGCCGTTCGAAATATAGCACATCCTATAACGTTAG CCAAACTAGTCCTGAAAAAAACGGAACACATGTTGATAGTCGAAGATGGAGCGCAAAAGTTTGCCTTGGAATCAAATTTTCCCACTTTGTCGCCTAGTCAATTGATCGTAACGACTGATTTAAAAACATCATTACAGGAAGGAGATAACGGTAAAAATAAAGACTATaatggagaaaaaatataattgctaaaaaatattaattgtaaa GATTCGAAAAAGACACTGTTACAAGACGGACAGGAACAATGCGATACGAAGAAATGTATACCGGGATGTGTAATCAAAAGACATGAACAGGAGAAAAAAAGCGTTACCTCGGAAATCATTGAATCAGATGAATCTTTGATAATCGAGCCTGATATTTTACAG cTCGGCGCGGTCGGAGCAGTGGCATACGACCGGAAAAAGCGTCTCGCCAGCGGGACTTCGACAGCTGGAGAAGCGGGAAAACTGTACGGAAGCATGAGCGCGACCGGTACAGCGATCGGTTGCGGCATTTACGTTAATCAAGATGGTTCGGTGTCTGTTTCGGGTTGCGACAAAATTATCTACAAATACGCGCCAGCACAGCAAATCCTTCGTCAATGTATGACAACGTCGATCGATGAAGCGGTCACCGCAGTATTACGGGatctcgaaataaaaattggcgTATCTTCACCGAAACCTGATGTGGGCGTGATCGCAGTGACCGCCGAAGGAGTACCATCTATATCTTTCAAATGCACGCACTTCCCCTGGGCATACTGCGACAAAGGCTACGTTTATTATGGATGCGCGAGAAATGAAAGATTTTCGGAGAAACTTGACGTTCTCGAACGTCCGTTAGATTGCATGTGCGAAAATTCCGATTAG
- the LOC126850453 gene encoding cytoplasmic dynein 2 intermediate chain 1: protein MSNKGATKKTELKDEVKIRTRSRSKVLSGKESDAETTKKLESNLPRKSHTIEHRGDGDRSKLLQNSITNRIQSTRNISKPSIGSSQIKTVKQSSSSSILKSSPHNASSSHLLTKKNTSSKTKSENAIKLNDDSTVKKRKSREQTGYSEKRGLSTVYMSKPVASKLNIKSNEKTVHRTSRDKEKLQDSSVLDQAKSQLSSRERRKSRTLSPSEVRMLHSVVKRPEIAEKIEQKKNITTDPSDHPDAQADSDQADYDYEDDFEDYESDFQECTDSDPSLISEKSDSSESSSHLEPIELRSREKKNTEHTKVEEERMLDSGHYDLAEARKRAARVESMLVNQSNTPPLPELREPVGKTFSDDRPVENKSLPSSTDEGFEDSRSGDFIRSPPLSQIPFIDFRKSKENQGEENLRKLRSRGEELLEMIKLDFMEWSLLECNPIPYDEFIRNYGKLNTQQVCTQTGDDNMDIEIQTDEVHSKNKWTQFPIICRKELRDKRDINLFRMEQNGVGNDLDELDDTNFTLRPSYDVLQLNDFLNRAGAVVLSLLEEKKHGGTVFQNNVDGLSFSDGFVKLSVDSVTFLATRPVKIIHYSNVSNKILLTIHASVEEEIETISKQDYITDCCIGCVWNISEPSMPKKLFYSQSSITACCFHLTNCDIVFAGLEDGSLSLWDLKDDEMWHQKITDKANELDWVIRTPTYTTTGITELDAHTSQVVAIRVQSKTVSAKKSGNKFVPIQICSLDEDGYLIIWSIVHNMGINIDDLGLSHWGNIRLVKNQKMSLTGRDKEIMNTFIDMHVDSASTNNIYVVTNSTNVLHATYIGNKTNPLMYKPTEISECGSSTCIDTCPFGQSFFWIGCNDGTIRLHYLNTEKPIVQLKNEQCMNKIKILQWSKTKPLTIYILDNNSRIHIWDLSKNDTSPVHMLSMQKEGKINSMQLSPCIIDQDMMNQYLAFGTESGNVEVHKLKKDFYYSKKEEFLQELNVFSRYVSVP, encoded by the exons atgtCTAATAAA gGAGCTACTAAGAAAACTGAACTTAAAGATGAAGTTAAAATACGTACACGATCAAGATCAAAAGTTCTATCAGGCAAGGAAAGTGATGCAGAAACAACGAAAAAATTGGAGTCTAATCTTCCAAGAAAATCTCATACTATTGAGCACAGAGGAGATGGAGATAGATCAAAACTGTTACAGAATTCCATCACAAATAGAATACAATCAACTAGAAATATTAGTAAACCATCTATTGGATCTTCTCAGATTAAGACTGTCAAGCAAAGTTCTTCATCCTCAATATTGAAATCTAGTCCACATAATGCTTCATCTAGTCACTTATTAACGAAAAAGAATACAAGTTCTAAGACGAAATCCGAAAatgctattaaattaaatgatgataGTACAGTCAAGAAGAGGAAATCTAGAGAGCAAACGGGATATTCAGAAAAAAGAGGCCTTAGTACAGTATATATGTCAAAGCCAGTTGCGAGCAagcttaatattaaatctaacgAAAAGACTGTGCATCGAACAtcaagagataaagaaaaattgcaagattCTTCTGTACTTGATCAAGCTAAATCACAATTGTCATCCAGAGAGCGTAGGAAATCCAGAACATTAAGTCCCAGTGAAGTAAGAATGCTGCATAGTGTTGTAAAGAGACCGGAAATAGCAGAAAAGATagagcaaaagaaaaatatcacaacAGATCCATCTGATCATCCTGATGCACAAGCAGATTCGGATCAGGCAGACTATGATTATGAGGACGATTTtgag GATTATGAGTCGGACTTTCAAGAATGCACCGACAGCGATCCTTCCTTAATTAGCGAAAAGTCAGATAGCAGTGAAAGCAGTTCCCATCTAGAACCTATCGAACTGCGTTCTCGAGAAAAG AAGAACACGGAACATACGAAAGTCGAAGAAGAACGTATGCTCGATTCGGGACACTACGATCTCGCGGAAGCGAGAAAACGGGCGGCACGGGTAGAATCTATGCTCGTAAATCAATCCAACACGCCGCCTTTACCTGAATTAAGAGAACCAGTTGGCAAAACGTTTAG TGATGACAGACCggtagaaaataaatctttgccGTCATCTACCGATGAAGGTTTCGAGGATAGTCGCTCCGGAGACTTTATTAGATCTCCGCCATTGTCGCAAATACCATTTATCGATTTTCGTAAATCGAAAGAAAATCAAGGCGAAGAG aatttaagAAAACTTCGAAGCCGAGGTGAGGAATTATTGGAAATGATAAAACTGGATTTTATGGAATGGTCGCTCTTAGAGTGCAATCCCATACCTTATGatgaatttataagaaattatggGAAACTAAATACTCAACAA GTATGTACACAAACTGGCGATGATAATATGGACATCGAAATACAAACGGACGAAGTACATAGTAAGAATAAATGGACACAATTTCCTATAATCTGTAGAAAAGAATTACGTGACAAACGGGACATAAACTTATTCAGAATg GAACAAAATGGTGTCGGAAACGATTTGGATGAGCTAGAtgatacaaattttacattacgGCCATCATATGATGTATTACAGTTGAATGATTTTCTTAATCGCGCGGGCGCAGTTGTACTATCCTTACTGGAAGAGAAAAAACACGGTGGTACCGTTTTTCAAAACAATGTAGACGGATTATCGTTTAGTGATGGTTTTGTGAAACTCTCTGTAGATTCAGTGACGTTCTTAGCTACTAGACCGGTTAAAATTATACACTATTCGAACGTTTCCAATAAGATTCTGCTCACTATACACGCTTCTGTAGAAGAG gagaTAGAAACCATAAGCAAACAGGATTACATCACCGATTGTTGCATTGGATGCGTTTGGAACATTTCCGAACCTTCGATGCCGAAGAAATTATTCTATTCGCAAAGCTCCATTACCGCTTGTTGTTTTCATTTAACGAATTGCGACATAGTGTTCGCCGGACTTGAGGATGG gTCCCTGAGTCTCTGGGATCTGAAGGATGATGAGATGTGGCATCAGAAAATTACTGATAAAGCTAACGAGTTGGATTGGGTGATAAGAACCCCCACTTATACGACAACAGGAATTACGGAGTTAGATGCACACACATCGCAAGTTGTCGCGATACGTGTGCAATCTAAGACCGTTTCTGCTAAAAAAAGTGGCAATAAGTTTGTCCCTATCCAG ATATGTAGTTTAGATGAGGATGGTTATCTCATAATATGGAGTATTGTACATAATATGGGTATAAATATCGATGACTTGGGACTCTCTCACTGGGGTAACATAAGACTTGTAAAGAATCAGAAAATGTCTTTAACAGGAAGAGACAAGgagat AATGAATACGTTTATTGATATGCATGTGGACAGCGCgagtacaaataatatttatgtcgtGACTAACAGCACTAATGTTTTGCATGCTACTTATATCGGTAACAAAACTAATCCATTAATGTACAAACCAACTGAAATAA gtGAATGTGGTAGTTCAACTTGCATCGACACCTGTCCTTTTGGTCAATCATTTTTCTGG ATCGGTTGCAACGACGGAACAATTCGACTTCATTACTTGAATACGGAAAAACCGAtcgtacaattaaaaaatgaacaatgtatgaacaaaattaaaattttgcaatggtCAAAGACGAAACCTCTGACTATATATATCCTGGACAATAATTCTCG AATTCATATATGGGACTTAAGTAAGAATGACACCAGTCCAGTACATATGTTGTCTATGCAAAAGGAGGGAAAGATAAACAGTATGCAGCTGTCTCCTTGCATAATAGATCAAGATATGATGAATCAATACTTG gcCTTTGGCACCGAATCTGGTAATGTAGAGGTACACAAactgaaaaaagatttctactattcgaaaaaagaagaatttttacaagaattgAACGTGTTTTCGCGATATGTTTCGGTTCCATAA